ATGTATTTATGATATCTCATAAGAGTAGTTTTCTTTTAACTGGCCCAGCAAGGTCTGAAGTTTTTTAACCCGTCGATCAAATAAAATGGTGGGGTGAGTTTTGACTTATTTTAACTTTGGAACTTTGGAAAGAACTCGTATGACGCCACAAGAAAAGAATACGGCCGATGGATGACCAATATGTAGCATATTTGACTGTGGCGGGAAGAGCATTTTTTCTTCGTTTAGTGGGCTcggtgttttttctttttttaatttttctagacATTTGATTTTAAAGCATTTTTGGCCTGTAGGCGGCTTATTTATTTCACaatcaattaaacaataaaCACGGAGTGCGACAACGTTAGAActcattaaacaaattttcgacGATAGCCTTCGAAGGAGGAAAGTCACTTGACACTGCTGGACAATCAGTCTTTTATTGCACTATATCATTTACCTTCTATTAACAAGAATAGAATCTCTAAAAGATATTGCTCCTTTTTCATTCTACCGtacgaagtaaaaaaaaaaaaaacaaaacaaaaaacaatctcGCTTAAATTTTGACCGTCCCAATAATCTTGCATTAGGCTTAGAACTTATATGGTTGTATttctttatgttaaaaattattcttaattttaattattttatgatgactcttaaatttaaaatttagccGTTGCCGTATTAGGAAATACTTAAATAACACCCCACAAATATTTGAAGCCAACATATTTCAAGCCacaattgaattttgaaaaaaaaaaataataaaaaattcattaatttagAACTAAATTTAATGtctcaaatttattaaattttgaatttttttaacggataattatttttatgaaagtgTAATTTTCATAgttgacttaattaattttaaatcacAACTAAAATGATCATGTAAATAACAAAtcaactattttttaaattgaaatcttCGTGAttggtttcaatttaaaattaattggattaattatatTTGCAACCTCATTTCCTTATCATGTTTTTATCTTTTTCATACAGATGAAGACTGTGGAGATCCTGCTGTAACCATTTCTGGGATTGAACAATCTTCCGTGATTTTCGTAAATTGGGGAGATTCTGATAATGTTACAAATCGTGAATACATATTTATGATAGTATATGCAGTTATAAGTGGATTATGGATTATTACATCTTTACTTGTGCTGACAACAATTTGTGGTCCAGTGACAAATATGGTTAGAGGTTTATGCTTTTGGCCTTGGTTTTTGGTAATAATTGCTGGAAGTATTCTTGATGCTGTGGCTACAGGCTATCATATACATGATATTGTTCATACAACAGTAAGGCTATAATTGTATTGTTTTGTCACATTCCTAatgtgtgaatattttttacagaCTCTCGATAAAACCTTTGATTATCTTGGCCTTTCTACATCAGCTGATGCCATGAATATTCTAAGAAACTTTGATGTGTATTTCGTGACTCCTTCGATTGTTTTAACCTGTATTAGTTGCCGAATTATCTTGATTTGGCTTCTGaatatttttggatcgagtttTTGTCTATCTCTATCAAGTGCTCTCGCAAAAAGGGTAAGtaaattttgctctagaaatttatgaaaaacactgTTACAATTTTGAGGATCATCGAAAGCCGATTTTGGAAATCTAAAGATTGGGtcgattttcgaaattttatcgaAGGATAATTGTTACACTCGCACTATACTTTTGGTAGGACTTGCGCACGCTCACGAAATCAAAAGCCGTACTCACGTACGAAAAACTTTTAAAGATACACACACAAGagtgtgaaatttttatccacGCATGCTCACGATCAGAAGTCCCTAACgcaatgtggtatcactatggactgaaaagtctaagtgaacctaaaataacggcctgccactatacctaacataaCCCAACCATGTTTAAAATAGAGAATGTTATTAACAACTCAATATCATAGGTGTAAACGAATTCATCTCGTAATCGTATTTTTATGAGAGTATTTCTCTAATAAAAATACGATCAGCGCATGCGTAATATAAATGTCTGATTACTTAGAGAACTCTCATGAATGCAATCCACGCTGGAAATATCTTCGAACGCAGTGCTTAGtagctgaaataatcaaaatttaatatattttcatatttttacagAATACTTCGACAAAGAGCAGTGTGACAAGCGCCAATACAACAAGTACAGCTCCTGTAGCTACACCACAAGAAGAACAGCCTAATCGTGAAGATCAAATGATGGCAATAGCTTCTGAAATTGAAAGCCAACAAAGACCAGCAAGCCCTCCACCAAGAGAATCGCAATTAATTAGACCTAAACCATTGATTATACAAAATCCATCAACAACAAGCATACAAAGGCAATCGTCAATTATGACCCCACAAAGTAGTAGACCATATGATCTACAGTCACCCACAGCTCCCATTACAACACCCACTGTTTACACTCCAACAAATGAACAAGTGACATATCGTAATACAGAAACCCATCCGGATAGACTAAATTATcctcagcaacaacaacaacaacagccaaAAACACCATTGTATCCACCAACTCCATCCAGATCACCTTCATATCATGAAGAATTATCACCAATTTCTCCTTTGAATAGCCGTTATAATGATGGTTTCTCACCTCTACCCCAACAAAATCAGAGGATTAGTGAAGAACTTAGAGGACAACTGCCTTGGTCTTACACTAGTATACCACCACCAACACCAAAGAAgccacaaatgccagtttatccTGAAATACCAGAACCTGATTATGGCCATTAAATTGCCGACCAATGCAATCGAGTGTTGAAGATCTGGTagatttttgtgataaatttttgtaattgaaataattgtTCTTGTTGTTTATGTTTTCTGTTATTATAATCATATAGGCGTCTTTGTAGCACTTTAACCAAGTGATATCATCATTTATTGTCAATACttttgaaataaatagaaaaaatgaaATGCTGAACTTAACTTACAACTTAATTAGATTGGTTTTTTGCTTTAGGTATTCACTTATCTCTAATAAAGCTTCATTCAAATCAAGATCCTTGGATTTGCCATTGATGTGAATTTCAATCTTAGGTATGTCCTCACAAGACTTTGATCCAACAACTATAACGATGGGATAACCCATTctaagaaaatgaaaaaattcttatactaaatgtgtgtgcgtgtgaatTTTTCATCATACCGTTTGCTTTCCATAACTCTCTTGCCAATGGTTAAATGCTTTCTATCGTCATGCAACAACTCTCTGCCACATAATTTTTCTAGTTCCAGTAGAATTTGTTGTTCTACTACTTCGGCCTGGGGAGCTTCTTTACTTCCCTGTTTGGGTCCAATCAAACATACATCATATGGAGCCAAAAGCGTAGGCCATTTTAGTTCACTTTCTGTAGATAATACCTCCAGTGATGCTGCCAAAATGCGACTTATACCAATACCATAACATCCCATTATTAAAGTTCTGGGTTTACCATTGGTATCGAGAAAGCTGGCATTGAAAACTTTAGAATATCGATCGCCCAATAGAAATGCATGAGCCACTTCCATTCCTTTGATTTGTTTCACATTCTTACTATGGCACTTTAAACATGAGGTAGTTTTTGTATCTCCTGTTACTTCTTCGTTAAAGGCATATCTACAATCTTCGCAACGTAGCAAATTATCCTCTCCAGCCGATGATATATAGTGATATTCATGTGACACTTTACCACCCATCATACCGGAACAAgcttcaactaaaattttgtattggttAAAAGTTAGTTTTAAGCTAATTTTCTTCAATTGTACAAGATGTCGTTCTAAAGGGCGTTTCTTAATTAaatatatgaataaataaaattagaaaaataataaGTAGAGTAATTGTAGATGAATATGGTCAttcatttctgtggaaaattgccGTCTGTATGACATTTCATCATACAATCTAATTAATCCCTGATTCTGGGATCAACATGATTAACACAGCCCGAAAAATTGTATTAAGCCTCCTTTGCGATTGTCGCTACTTTTGCCAGAACATTGGAAATCATTAGAAAAATTAGCCCAGCAGCTATGAAGGCCGTAACTTCTGCGTCATGATGTCTTAGAAACTCATCTCGGTAACATGAACATGAGAAATACATTGAGTAATTCACTGTAATCTTAATACCTTTTTCAAATGGcactccaatttggttaaacAACTTCGTATATGAATCATTCACCAAGTCATATGTTTCTCGAGCTTCTAGATCACTGCGGTCAAATGTATACATATCTTTCATAAGGAATTCTTTTGCTCTCATTAATCCGAAACGTGCTTTCAGTTCATCGCGAAATTTTGGACCAATCTGATACAATCTTAATGGTAACTGTTTATAGGAAATAGGAGCCGTTGCTGCAAGCATTGAGGATATTGCTTCTTCATGGGTCTGAAATAATAAAGCTTACTATGTTAAATATATACCCCTTTCTCATTAATCTCTTACCGGACTCAGTAGAAACTGCTTATCGTGACGATCACGTAACATAAAGAATTCTGTAATATCTCCTTCCAATCGTCCCGATTTTTTCCACAAAGATGTAGATGTTAATATtggtaaagaacatttttgtcctTCCACTGAAAGCATTGATTCGCTAACCAGATGGCACAGTTTATCTAGTGACCGTTGTGCTATTGGCATTATTTGAAACGTTCCATTGGTTGCCGGTTTCAATAGACCCAACTCAGTCATAAGCTTGGGAATATAGAGTCAGTCAGACTTGAATGAAATATGAATGATCTACTTAATCTATCTAATAAAATACCTTTTGACTTTTGGATAATGCTTCCGCAGGTTTTGTAACTGCATTTTTTGGTGTTACAAGCACAGGCCAGTATAAACGAGATACTTTCTGcatgcttcaattaaaaaaaatgaatttactcAGGGTTGTTACACAATCATATggcctgaaagtaaacagaaatcAGCTGTTCTAAATTAGTAAACAAGTGTTGATTACTACACCACGTGTAACGTTGCGTGTGATTTTCAGATATTATCGATAACATAGTAGCAATGTGTTCAATTCGTAAAAAAAGCACATAAAAGACAGAAAATGTATATAATCGATGAAATCATCCAAATGTAAATTGCTCTAGCATAAGTGTCTATTCTGCCAACTTTGTCTGCATTTGAAAGTACGATTTTATCGCTATCACTACTACGAAAAAAGCTGTTACTATgatagcatttcaaagttctaaTGGCCGATATGGCAGTTTCGTCATGtgcttaaaggtgagtactatgttcggtttttcaccaaaacactaaattaaaagtgcaaaattaTATATGGCAAAATACaatgaattgattgcaaaacatttgatatttctaagttacttgattaaaaaaagtaaccgtaaaaatacgctggttttcagcttttaaacggaacatagtacttacccagcaaaaactaggtaaccacatctcattacaattcacattaccaggagtaaagctgtcattacacgttgcattacattgcggcgagttataatgactaacatgtaatgacaaaaataaatacttctcggtaattttcgaattgttactcTCAAATTtgtaggcagttgtagttaacgaattaataaaatagaataaatgatggtaccattaggtataattattcacataatcgagcacttacataaaaaatcaaaaagaatatgtaatgttacggtaattctgaaaattgttccgttaagaaatttttatcacaaatatttcataataattgtgtttaatgacattatcatattatgttttaaataaatgctttcttatacctcattcacattatacttccaaaatgcgcttaaactaaatttcaaatggcatttgccttataaaaaagagacttataatccacttttagtagatttcgaaccttatgtgaattggctattggatatattataacgtaattcacgagtccaactcccttaaaaaaacctacatttatttctattttaaggtgagtattaagttcgagtttagccgctaaaatcgctaaagtgaaaactaaatcagtaagaaaaatgcatgaaattatacacatttgttgcaaattttattataacttgatggggaaaagcccaaagcaaattttcacaaagtttgtattccttaaaatggattattaaagaaaagtaatcgtgaaaaaatgaagtttttagcggctaaactcgaacttaatacccacctttaagtgtgaaattaatttgcatcttatttagattatttattagattttttgtttatttatacgatattcgtttctattcaagtagttcttctattacatcatcactcgccatatttttgatccattgtaatcggcgatagaaatcaatattttcgatatttggttgcctgagacaataagtggctattttgcaagctttggtgtatctacgaataagtcattacatattaggtgattatatgctttaaatgcactacttattttatggccgaaagtatgcctggggagaagtactttccttctaggacatgcgtatgtaaatgtaatccgaagcgatgccaattaataagtggttattaatttttaaataggcttacctacaagattaccgggtaatgatagtttttgctgggtaccttaaaggtgggtattaagttggagtttagccgctaaaaacatgattttttcacgattacttttctttaataatccattttaaggaatacaaactttgtgaaaatttgctttgggcttttccccatcaagttataataaaatttgcaacaaatacgtataatttcatgcatttttcttaatgatttagttttcactttagcaattttagcggctaaactcgaacttaatactcaccttaagggaGAATATGTAAATAAtcgataacaacaacaaaagtgcATATGGATTTCTTATGGGTAGCAGAAATTTCGCTAGATGAATGAGATTTCCAACGGAATTCACCTGTAACGGAAATACAGTTTATGTGTCAATAACACAGTTTTATAAAGTATTTCCAATGGGGCAGGGAAATGTCGGTGATAACGCCTCCCGGAATTTTCGTTAGGAAATATACCAATACATTTCTTATAGGTTGCGAAAATTTCCACTAGATGTGCATACCggtctttaaccctttcactaccgatgcccACTTAAaatgacattcgaaaaagacactaaattctattttcccacttagtttcgatttatttcccgatgttattttaaagtagaggctttaatctcaattaactataaatattgtccatattggtgaggtctaaaatacatttttataaacttctctaacaataaacgaaaaatacgaaaattttagacaatttttctactgtatgtttgtagtaaatggacatttatacaaaaactatagctgatactttttcggtttcttttttgtattttttctcacactttgaaaaatagtataggccaaatagcgcttattttcgtaatgccatttggtcacaattcaagaatcaagttttcaaaacaagctcatatagctcttgaagtaattgaggtaggttttcaaaatgacaatttttgttctacatgctgttagtacaagtaaaaacagaagaaaaataaaagttgttaacattaggtttatttcggtagtgaaagggttaattgtcCAAGAATAGCCGGTAGCCTAAATTTCTGCGGTTACTAGCAAGTACTCGTCCATATCAGCTGTTCCTGTTGATAGAAATTTGTTAAGCATCAATCTGGAGACCGGTTAAACAAACGTTTACCATTCATCCAAACAAATTTAGTttgtaaatctttgacaaatgtATTCCTAGGACAATCCTATCAGTACACGATGCATAGGGAACTGTACAAGCAAAATCTGAGCAATAATGAACGCCAAGAGCTAAGACGAAAAAAACTCTTGTTAGAACAGAAAAATAGACGCTTGGAAGAACAGGATGAACAACGTCTGTTACCCCAGATACGTAAAACTCAGTGCAATGGACGTACTAAATATAAGCAGCATACATTTCAAGATTTATATGGCAGTGATTTGTCTCTCCAATTTTCGGAATGGATGCGAGAAAAACCCGAGAATTTGGAAGACTGGTTGATGGTACCTTGCCCAGTGGGTCAAAGATGTTTGGTGGTATCAGCTAAAGGTCATACAAAGATGTTCAGTAAGAACGGCCGGTTTCGGATGTCTTTTAAATCCACACTGCCCGGCGGAGGAGCTTCCATAAAGGGCGGCGGTGGATTTTCGATTTTGGACTGTGTTTATAATGAGGATGTGGATACCTACTATGTTTTGGATGTATTGTGGTATGGCAAACAATGCTTCTTAGATTGCGAAACTCAATTCCGTTTCTTTTGGCTGAAatctaaatttgaagaaatcgaAGATGAGGGAGCTAATTTGAGCGAGGAGGAAAATATTAAAGCATTCCGTTTATTGGAATGTTACGATATGTCGAATGATGAAGTTATGGCAAGGGCCCTTCAATCGTATCCGCTGTGGATGGATAATCGACCAAAATTGGACGGCTTGCTTTTCTATCACAAAGAATCCAGTTACGTGTGTGGACCCACACCTCTTGTATGTTggcttttcccctttatggtcgAAGATGTTTTGCAAATGTCGGTTAGTAACCAATATGAGATACCACCAAATTATACATCCCCCTGGGTGTATATGGATGAGTTTGACAAAGAATTGGCGCGCAAACGACAGAGATGGCAGTCAAAAAAGATGGATTGCAACAATGACACAGATTCCTTGAACTCTTCGTTATGCTCGAATTCTCAATTAAATGTAGACATGGATGCTTTAGAAGGGGAAGAGAATACCTGTGAGAACCTTATGATGGGAGGCAAAGATGACTCTCTCAAAACCACAATGAATGCAGAACGCCTGTTGGAATTGGAGGGAATAACAGAGTAGTGAATGAATCTCAACCATGTGCAAAATATAGGGGGACATATTTTTTCTCAGTCATGCGCGGTAGATTTTCAAGATAGGACATATATTCATGAGTATTGTCTAGGATCTACAGCAGAAAAGAGGCTTTTACGAGCTAAAgaaactatattaaatttgccaaggaatttaataaatgaataaaaaagacaacttacaaattttgtttcattaattATGGTAATTCAACGTGGTTGGAAAATATTAAGCGATGCTGGATCCACTTCGGCATCATCTACAGAAGCAAATAGATCTCCCACGGGTCTTAACTCTTCATCAGATGACTCCAATTGTTCTAATCAAACAACCCATTCCATGGTAACCAGCGCCAGCCCTGTAGCGAATCATAAATTAGAGTCTATCGTTAATAGCAGTACATGCAACAATAATAGTAGCAATAGCTCCGACACAATGGTATGTATGGATGTGGTATCCTTCTGCAGCCTATTTATTGTCCTTtgcaatttgtttatttttagaaatttgtgaccaccccacaaatggCTGAAATGACACTACAAAAGTTACGACAACGTTTTTCCAATACCACACCGATGACCAGTTCCTCTGCTGAGTCTGGTATGCGTTCATTGGAATTGGTTCGTATAGCTGTGCAAAGTTCTTTTGACAAGGAAATCGATGCATTGGTAAAACAATACATTGAGGTAAGTGCATATACCATATATACATACGTTCATTGGTAAATGTCCTTCGTCCAAACAAATGTATTTCTCTTGCAGACCTACTTTAAGCCAGCCTTTAATAATATCAAGGAGAATTTAGGTCAAGGTGCCATCAACGAAGATGCGGTGGGTGTGAAAATGTTTGGTATTTATCAGGcatttgatattattttttgtgtttaattTTTAGCTTCAGAAAATGTCCTGTGCTCTGCTGGAGAATGCCAAATCTCAATACAAAATATTACGATTCAAACCACAATCATTGATTCCCACCCATAGTAACATATCGACTATATCCAATGTCCAGGATAGTAATCCAATACGTATGGCATTGAAGAGACCAGCAAGCAATAAACAATCGGCCACAGTTATTGAGATACAAAAGCGTTTCTTTCCAGAGAATGTGGTAATTAAAACAGCAAATTCCACAACTACTTCGCAGTTATCAAATCACTCGCAAATAATACCCGTGGTGGGTACGCTTGTTCAAACTCAACCCACAACAGCCATTGTGCAACCAGCGAAGGCACAACCAAATTTGACTGTACAACAACCGCGGCGTCAAATATTCTGGAATACAGCCCACATATCAACTAGCACTAAGTTTGTGTTGGATGTTCAAGCCAATCAggcatttggttttggagcagaGAAAGAACGCCGATTGGCCAGCAAACATCCGGAACTGATTCGATATCTACCCGATAATGAAGATCGCGATTGGTTGGTCTCACAGCAAATAATACCCCAACCAAATCGCaattcccgatttttattcctaATCTATGACGAAGTGTGTCGTCTCTATCAAACACATGAGGCATACAAATCGAAATCATCTATAGATCTATCCGTTATGATGACATTTACAGTACCGGAATTTATgatacaaaaaatgaaaatcttctttgttGACTTGAATATAAAGAGTCGCGGATTAATAACTAACTCATATTCCCTAGGAGGGGGCGTTCCATCATCTGTGGCACAAAGTAATAGTCATTTACGTAATGCTTTGCTCTTGGGAACCACTACAACCACCACTGTCCAGCCATCATCAAGTGGGCCAGGAGTATCATCACCTTCATCATCTGGAACATTGACAAGTATTTCTGTTGGATCTATACCAGAATCAATTTCAAATATAACTATGGCTCCACAACCATCACCATCATCGAATATGCCaagttcatcatcatcatcgtcgtcgtcgtcatcTTCATCAAATATTACATCTACAGATGGTTTGTTGCCACCACAGAAGAGTAAATCAAGTAATTTAAGTTCTTCCCATGCAACCCTAACTGCTTTATTGAACAAttcaacaccaacaacaaatgATAAATCCAGCAATTCTTCAGTGACCACATCTACCAATTTGGCTTCATCTACTCCTActttgttaaataaattaagaaaataaaatggagAGAATTTCGATTCTAATTAACGCAATTTTTTGATTGTATATTCAGTAGGAAATACTTATTTATCTATAccgttgtaccaaatttcagtagaGAATTTATAGCTGATATGTCAACAgtcattaattataaaattacatacaaattaaaaatttcaagatGAATAGacctaaagcaaatttttgtcTCGCCGATGAGCTCCATTAAATTGGTTGTGATCTTGGTGAGTATAGATACTTTACCAAGGTTTATTGAGGAGTTGATTGTGGAAAAGAATTAATAGAGAAGAGAAATTATTCGCACCGTTGTGTAGTTGGAGAAGGAGAGAAATGATAGTAAGAATCCTGGTGATCCGTCGAACCTGGAAGATTCACGACACGATTTACGTCAACCGAAGATGTTGATCAGCGCAAAAGCTGTTTTTATATGCTTGGAGTTTACAAATCTTCGTTCTTCTTGTCCTGAATTCACTCGTTATATGCGAGGTCTGCAAAATGTACAGTGATACCACTATCAGACCGATCTATCTCCGGCGTTATTTAATCTCTATCTATAATCAATtccacttcccagcaaaaaagcatcgccaaaaaagtaatgaaaatgttctttttggatccggaagtggtgcaaaattgacgcagaagcgatgaatttaacatgggcttgtcataggatggaagtcctccatttcaacagccgttgcactgaatttgcatcacttctttaggtgtgatccgaatcaatgttttggatgtaaattaaaaaattctgtgatattttgtcaaataaataatttttataattttttataatttttaatggattctaacgcctgtctgaaacgtttgacttcaaatattttcaaaaattcacattttttcagattagatttagcattttttcgacaaaatttaaatgatttgtaccattttatgaattcttactctgtttttaacctatttgaaacaaacaaagttaaaattaaccattaaaagtatgaaaaaagttataaaaaatcgaattaaaagaacttcctgggtagttaaaataaagaacatcattgggagtgcatcttcggaaagtgcttttaaagttgttcctttagaagaacttccaaattttttttgctgggttgaggATTTTGCTCTTTCCATTTACCATATTTTATAGCATAGAATTTAGAATACCATGTTTCATACAAAACTCCTCTAATTCGCCCCCACTGTGCATAGATAACAGGAGTATGTTGTTTCAACGCAAGTGCTCGCTACCAAAAACATTATATTTCGGAATATACTACACCATTTATTAGTTCGAAATGATTAGAAGAAAAGTGCGGACACAATTTTTGATAACAACGATTCTCGGAATATGGCTAATTATCCTTTTGGCTCGAAACAATATTCCTACGTTTAATAAAACCCCCACCTTATATTCTTTTCCGTATCGAAATATTTTGAGACTTAACAAAAGTGCACCGGAAACGGATATAAATGTTAAAGACAAACCCAtggataatatgcataaaactcCATTGCCTAAAGGGTTTTTAGTATGGAATAGTAATTGTCAAATGTATGCATTGGATGCATTCGAGGCGAATTACACCATTGATGTAGAAGCGCCGATTTGTTACACAAAGGATCAACTGGTAACAAAGATATACGATGAA
This is a stretch of genomic DNA from Haematobia irritans isolate KBUSLIRL chromosome 4, ASM5000362v1, whole genome shotgun sequence. It encodes these proteins:
- the ProRS-m gene encoding prolyl-tRNA synthetase 2-like protein, mitochondrial; this encodes MQKVSRLYWPVLVTPKNAVTKPAEALSKSQKLMTELGLLKPATNGTFQIMPIAQRSLDKLCHLVSESMLSVEGQKCSLPILTSTSLWKKSGRLEGDITEFFMLRDRHDKQFLLSPTHEEAISSMLAATAPISYKQLPLRLYQIGPKFRDELKARFGLMRAKEFLMKDMYTFDRSDLEARETYDLVNDSYTKLFNQIGVPFEKVEACSGMMGGKVSHEYHYISSAGEDNLLRCEDCRYAFNEEVTGDTKTTSCLKCHSKNVKQIKGMEVAHAFLLGDRYSKVFNASFLDTNGKPRTLIMGCYGIGISRILAASLEVLSTESELKWPTLLAPYDVCLIGPKQGSKEAPQAEVVEQQILLELEKLCGRELLHDDRKHLTIGKRVMESKRMGYPIVIVVGSKSCEDIPKIEIHINGKSKDLDLNEALLEISEYLKQKTNLIKL
- the LOC142234079 gene encoding uncharacterized protein LOC142234079, with amino-acid sequence MVIQRGWKILSDAGSTSASSTEANRSPTGLNSSSDDSNCSNQTTHSMVTSASPVANHKLESIVNSSTCNNNSSNSSDTMKFVTTPQMAEMTLQKLRQRFSNTTPMTSSSAESGMRSLELVRIAVQSSFDKEIDALVKQYIETYFKPAFNNIKENLGQGAINEDALQKMSCALLENAKSQYKILRFKPQSLIPTHSNISTISNVQDSNPIRMALKRPASNKQSATVIEIQKRFFPENVVIKTANSTTTSQLSNHSQIIPVVGTLVQTQPTTAIVQPAKAQPNLTVQQPRRQIFWNTAHISTSTKFVLDVQANQAFGFGAEKERRLASKHPELIRYLPDNEDRDWLVSQQIIPQPNRNSRFLFLIYDEVCRLYQTHEAYKSKSSIDLSVMMTFTVPEFMIQKMKIFFVDLNIKSRGLITNSYSLGGGVPSSVAQSNSHLRNALLLGTTTTTTVQPSSSGPGVSSPSSSGTLTSISVGSIPESISNITMAPQPSPSSNMPSSSSSSSSSSSSSNITSTDGLLPPQKSKSSNLSSSHATLTALLNNSTPTTNDKSSNSSVTTSTNLASSTPTLLNKLRK
- the LOC142232932 gene encoding uncharacterized protein LOC142232932, whose amino-acid sequence is MSKSGVNSGFAKCFVLFMAIIILIQGCVYLGLSIWGITLKECSKETTNIEQKPFKFATDLIYFLNEDCGDPAVTISGIEQSSVIFVNWGDSDNVTNREYIFMIVYAVISGLWIITSLLVLTTICGPVTNMVRGLCFWPWFLVIIAGSILDAVATGYHIHDIVHTTTLDKTFDYLGLSTSADAMNILRNFDVYFVTPSIVLTCISCRIILIWLLNIFGSSFCLSLSSALAKRNTSTKSSVTSANTTSTAPVATPQEEQPNREDQMMAIASEIESQQRPASPPPRESQLIRPKPLIIQNPSTTSIQRQSSIMTPQSSRPYDLQSPTAPITTPTVYTPTNEQVTYRNTETHPDRLNYPQQQQQQQPKTPLYPPTPSRSPSYHEELSPISPLNSRYNDGFSPLPQQNQRISEELRGQLPWSYTSIPPPTPKKPQMPVYPEIPEPDYGH
- the Snup gene encoding snurportin-1, giving the protein MHRELYKQNLSNNERQELRRKKLLLEQKNRRLEEQDEQRLLPQIRKTQCNGRTKYKQHTFQDLYGSDLSLQFSEWMREKPENLEDWLMVPCPVGQRCLVVSAKGHTKMFSKNGRFRMSFKSTLPGGGASIKGGGGFSILDCVYNEDVDTYYVLDVLWYGKQCFLDCETQFRFFWLKSKFEEIEDEGANLSEEENIKAFRLLECYDMSNDEVMARALQSYPLWMDNRPKLDGLLFYHKESSYVCGPTPLVCWLFPFMVEDVLQMSVSNQYEIPPNYTSPWVYMDEFDKELARKRQRWQSKKMDCNNDTDSLNSSLCSNSQLNVDMDALEGEENTCENLMMGGKDDSLKTTMNAERLLELEGITE